A region of Epinephelus fuscoguttatus linkage group LG1, E.fuscoguttatus.final_Chr_v1 DNA encodes the following proteins:
- the LOC125880538 gene encoding adenosine receptor A1-like codes for MDVGEVIYTLLEVLIAVCCCLGNMLVILALWTGKIIQQPTFCLIICLAVADFMVGCVAIPLAVLVDGRVKTSFHGCLFISCVVILLTLVSVLCLTAIAVDRFLRVFIPLRYKRTVTQRHSWLVVAACWLLAVPMSFSPMLGWYNHETLAAAVNSTIVCRFIDVIPMSYLVYFSFFLCTLTPLLVMTVLYGYIFCNIRGNLRDKPGNGAQIQSQNYLKKEKQLAGSLSLVLALFALSWIPLHVMNCIAYFSGPNNVPVTAFYVGILLTHANSAVNPVVYGFKIQKIKTAYLKLWRRYTACGEDYQVSQTSQTTDNNLSSNINSVAKNE; via the exons ATGGATGTGGGAGAAGTGATCTACACCTTGTTGGAGGTGCTCATCgctgtttgctgctgtcttGGAAATATGTTGGTCATTTTGGCACTGTGGACCGGCAAGATCATTCAGCAACCGACCTTCTGCCTTATTATCTGCCTGGCTGTGGCTGACTTTATGGTTGGCTGTGTGGCCATACCGCTGGCTGTGTTGGTGGACGGACGAGTGAAGACTTCATTCCATGGTTGTCTCTTCATCAGCTGTGTTGTCATCCTGTTGACACTGGTCTCGGTTTTGTGTCTCACGGCTATTGCAGTGGATCGATTCCTCAGGGTGTTTATCCCTCTCAG GTACAAAAGGACTGTAACACAGAGACATTCTTGGCTTGTCGTAGCAGCATGCTGGCTTCTTGCAGTGCCAATGAGTTTTTCTCCAATGCTTGGATGGTACAACCATGAAACCTTGGCTGCGGCAGTCAACTCAACTATTGTCTGCAGGTTTATAGATGTGATCCCCATGTCATACCTGGTTTACTTCAGTTTTTTCCTCTGCACCCTGACACCTCTGTTGGTGATGACTGTATTGTATGGCTACATTTTCTGCAACATCCGAGGAAACCTTCGAGACAAACCAGGCAACGGTGCCCAAATCCAGTCTCAGAACTACCTGAAGAAAGAGAAACAGCTGGCAGGATCTCTGTCTCTGGTCTTGGCTCTGTTTGCCCTGTCCTGGATCCCTCTCCACGTTATGAACTGCATTGCTTACTTCAGTGGGCCGAATAATGTACCAGTAACAGCTTTCTATGTCGGGATCCTGCTCACTCATGCTAACTCGGCTGTAAACCCAGTTGTGTATGGGTTCAAAATACAGAAGATCAAGACAGCGTACCTGAAGCTGTGGAGACGGTATACTGCATGTGGAGAAGATTATCAAGTCTCTCAGACAAGCCAGACAACAGACAACAATCTCAGCAGTAACATCAACAGTGTGGCCAAAAATGAGTGA
- the LOC125881843 gene encoding uncharacterized protein LOC125881843: protein MKTLCVAVVLLSLTSVGQPATLACEKLLKPDDRSPDLTGRWYFIAVSMDSCMVTTLLNAVLWPSLAVDITSKDTPKVFDAKFSVKMYGYCESESDQFWYDNHTLLDIDSNNLPTGKPDGLVQTSCPDCIVIKTEDVQILSTFLLLSRRKTVTTDELKEFEAQVKCMGWSKPQVLNTDHEYQNCLSLETAEDDSSRLSNMIYERLKTTYTEPLQCLAETLMYYPKTAYEWAQESWASLW from the exons ATGAAGActctgtgtgttgctgttgttttgctgAGTCTCACCTCGGTGGGCCAGCCTGCGACGCTGGCCTGTGAGAAGCTGCTGAAGCCAGACGACCGTTCTCCAGAT TTGACTGGGAGGTGGTACTTCATAGCCGTGTCCATGGACTCCTGTATGGTAACAACATTACTGAATGCAGTTTTGTGGCCAAGTCTTGCAGTAGACATCACCTCTAAGGACACGCCCAAAGTCTTTGACGCCAAGTTTTCAGTTAAGAT GTATGGATACTGTGAGAGTGAATCAGACCAGTTTTGGTATGACAACCACACCCTGTTAGATATCGACAGCAACA ATCTTCCAACCGGTAAACCAGATGGGCTGGTGCAGACCAGCTGTCCTGACTGCATCGTTATAAAGACGGAGGACGTCCAGATCCTGAGTACTTTCTTGCTTTTAA GTAGGAGAAAGACTGTCACTACTGATGAGCTGAAGGAGTTTGAGGCACAGGTCAAGTGTATGGGCTGGTCCAAACCGCAGGTCTTAAACACAGATCACG AGTACCAAAACTGCCTGTCACTTGAGACTGCTGAAGATGATTCTTCAAGATTATCAAACATGATTTATGAAAGACTGAAAACCACGTACACCGAGCCCCTCCAGTGTCTTGCCGAAACCCTTATGTATTACCCCAAAACTGCCTATGAGTGGGCTCAAGAAAGTTGGGCCTCTCTTTGGTAA